From the Arvicola amphibius chromosome 2, mArvAmp1.2, whole genome shotgun sequence genome, one window contains:
- the LOC119807652 gene encoding 40S ribosomal protein SA-like gives MSGALDVLQMKEEDVLKFLAAGTHLGGTNLDFQMEQYIYKRKSDGIYIINLKRTWEKLLLAARAIVAIENPADVSIISSRNTGQRAVLKFAAATGATPIAGRFTPGSFTNQIQAAFREPRLLVVTDPRADHQPLTEASYVNLPTIALCNTDSPLRYVDIAIPCNNKGAHSVCLMWWMLALEVLRMRGTISHEHPWEVMPDLYFYRDPEEIEKEEQAAAEKAVTKEEFQGEWTAPVPEFTAAQPEVADWSEGVQVPSVPIQQFPTEDWSAQPATEDWSAAPTAQATEWVGATTEWS, from the coding sequence ATGTCCGGAGCCCTTGATGTCCtgcagatgaaggaggaggatgtcCTCAAGTTCCTCGCTGCAGGCACCCACTTAGGTGGCACCAACCTCGACTTTCAGATGGAGCAGTACATCTACAAAAGGAAAAGCGATGGCATCTACATCATCAATCTGAAGAGGACTTGGGAGAAGCTATTGCTTGCAGCTCGGGCTATTGTTGCCATTGAGAACCCTGCTGATGTCAGCATCATCTCCTCCAGGAACACTGGGCAGAGAGCCGTGCTGAAGTTTGCTGCCGCCACTGGAGCCACTCCGATTGCTGGCCGTTTCACCCCAGGGAGCTTTACTAACCAGATCCAGGCAGCCTTCAGGGAGCCACGACTTCTAGTGGTGACTGATCCCAGGGCTGACCACCAGCCCCTCACAGAGGCGTCTTACGTGAACCTGCCCACCATTGCCCTGTGTAACACAGACTCACCTCTGCGCTACGTGGACATCGCCATCCCGTGCAACAACAAGGGAGCTCACTCAGTGTGCCTGATGTGGTGGATGCTGGCCCTGGAAGTACTCCGCATGCGTGGCACTATCTCCCATGAGCACCCATGGGAGGTTATGCCTGATCTTTACTTCTACAGAGACCCAGAAGAGATTGAGAAGGAAGAACAGGCTGCTGCTGAGAAGGCCGTGACCAAGGAGGAATTTCAGGGCGAATGGACTGCACCAGTTCCTGAGTTCACTGCTGCTCAGCCAGAGGTGGCTGACTGGTCTGAGGGTGTGCAGGTGCCCTCGGTGCCCATCCAGCAGTTCCCTACTGAAGACTGGAGTgcccagccagccactgaggatTGGTCAGCAGCTCCCACAGCGCAGGCCACAGAGTGGGTTGGAGCCACCACTGAGTGGTCCTGA